A DNA window from Aestuariispira ectoiniformans contains the following coding sequences:
- a CDS encoding NUDIX hydrolase, translating to MSQQVIVGLNVVVVALVAETPCVMTVRQFTDIATEPTVGLPFGPLDTERHRTLEEGLRAWVQEVAKQPLGYVEQLYTFGDRDRHQSAFTDGGRVISVCYLALTRAAGQVAGNATWESWYDYLPWEDWRAGEPPMLRAQILPALTGWVDAASTADGKAKRQHRMDEVFGLASDVWDSDRALDRYELLYEAGLVEEAWRDRGEAIPSNLALVPGKVMAYDHRRILATAMGRLRGKVKFRPVVFELLPEKFTLLQLQRCVEALAGKRLHKQNFRRLIEAQGLVEETGEIFAEGRGRPAKLYRFRREVLRERLRPGVKHGY from the coding sequence GTGAGCCAACAGGTTATCGTCGGATTGAATGTGGTGGTTGTGGCGCTGGTGGCGGAGACGCCCTGCGTGATGACCGTGCGTCAATTCACTGATATCGCGACTGAACCGACTGTGGGTTTGCCCTTCGGGCCGTTGGATACGGAACGTCACCGGACCCTGGAAGAGGGCCTGCGGGCCTGGGTGCAGGAGGTGGCGAAACAGCCTCTTGGCTATGTGGAACAGCTTTACACCTTTGGCGACCGGGATCGGCATCAATCCGCCTTTACGGATGGCGGCCGCGTGATTTCGGTCTGCTATCTGGCGCTGACCCGGGCTGCGGGGCAGGTGGCAGGCAATGCAACCTGGGAAAGCTGGTATGATTACCTGCCCTGGGAGGACTGGCGCGCCGGTGAGCCGCCGATGTTAAGGGCGCAGATCCTTCCAGCCCTTACCGGTTGGGTGGATGCTGCCTCGACAGCAGATGGCAAGGCCAAGCGTCAGCATCGTATGGATGAGGTCTTTGGTCTCGCCAGCGATGTCTGGGACAGTGACCGGGCACTGGATCGCTATGAACTGCTATATGAGGCGGGGCTCGTTGAGGAAGCCTGGCGCGACCGGGGTGAGGCAATCCCCTCCAATCTGGCCTTGGTGCCCGGCAAGGTGATGGCTTATGACCATCGCCGCATCCTGGCGACCGCCATGGGGCGTTTGCGCGGCAAGGTTAAATTCCGCCCCGTGGTCTTCGAGCTTCTACCGGAAAAATTCACACTGTTGCAGCTTCAGCGTTGCGTCGAGGCGCTGGCTGGCAAACGCCTGCATAAACAGAATTTCCGACGCCTGATCGAAGCGCAGGGCCTGGTGGAGGAAACCGGTGAAATTTTCGCCGAAGGGCGCGGTCGTCCGGCCAAACTCTACCGTTTCCGGCGGGAAGTCCTGCGCGAGCGTCTGCGCCCCGGCGTAAAACACGGCTATTGA
- the serA gene encoding phosphoglycerate dehydrogenase codes for MVKVLISDKLSPRAKEIFEERGVEVDVKPGLSPDELRAIIGEYDGLAIRSATKVTSDILEAATNLKVVGRAGIGVDNVDREAATQRGIVVMNTPFGNSITTAEHAISMMMASARQIPAANASTHAGKWEKSKFMGVELFGKVLGLIGSGNIGSIVADRAQGLKMRVVAYDPFLSQERATEMGVEKVELDDLLARADFITIHTPLTDSTRNLINKDTIAKMKDGVRIVNCARGGIVCEADLLEGLNSGKVAGAALDVYEVEPAKENVLFGNDKVVCTPHLGASTAEAQENVAIQVAEQMADYLLTGAVTNALNMPSVSAEDAPRLKPYMKLAEQLGSFAGQVTETGLSKVRIEFEGHVAKLNVKPLVQAALAGLLKPFSDSVNMVNAPVIARERSIEVAEVTHDRPGDYQTLIKLTVETERMERSVSGTLFGGNKPRLVNIKGIEIEAELTSHMLYVTNEDKPGLIGNLGVVLGEAKANIATFHLGRAEAGGDAMSLIQLDGPLDEASLEKIKQIPLVKQVKALHF; via the coding sequence ATGGTTAAAGTTCTGATTTCGGATAAGCTTTCGCCGCGTGCGAAGGAGATTTTCGAAGAGCGTGGCGTCGAAGTCGACGTCAAGCCGGGCCTCAGCCCGGATGAGTTGCGCGCCATTATTGGCGAGTATGACGGGCTGGCGATCCGCTCCGCCACCAAGGTGACTTCCGATATTCTGGAAGCAGCAACCAACCTGAAAGTGGTCGGCCGCGCCGGTATTGGTGTGGATAACGTGGACCGCGAGGCGGCAACCCAGCGCGGTATCGTCGTGATGAACACGCCTTTCGGCAACTCCATCACCACCGCGGAACACGCGATTTCCATGATGATGGCAAGCGCCCGCCAGATCCCGGCGGCCAACGCCTCGACCCATGCCGGGAAATGGGAAAAGTCCAAATTCATGGGCGTGGAACTCTTCGGCAAGGTGCTTGGCCTGATCGGGTCCGGGAACATCGGTTCCATCGTTGCAGACCGGGCCCAGGGCCTGAAGATGCGCGTTGTTGCCTACGATCCCTTCCTGTCCCAGGAACGGGCCACGGAAATGGGCGTTGAAAAGGTTGAACTGGACGATTTGTTGGCCCGTGCGGATTTCATTACGATCCACACGCCGTTGACCGACAGCACCCGCAACCTGATCAACAAGGACACCATTGCCAAGATGAAGGATGGTGTGCGCATCGTGAACTGTGCACGCGGTGGCATTGTCTGTGAGGCGGACCTGCTGGAAGGTCTCAACAGCGGCAAGGTCGCCGGTGCGGCACTGGATGTCTATGAGGTTGAACCGGCTAAGGAAAACGTCCTGTTTGGCAATGACAAGGTGGTCTGCACGCCGCATCTGGGCGCATCCACGGCGGAAGCCCAGGAGAATGTCGCAATCCAGGTCGCGGAACAGATGGCCGACTATCTGTTGACCGGGGCCGTGACCAATGCGCTGAACATGCCGTCGGTATCCGCAGAGGACGCACCGCGCCTCAAGCCTTATATGAAGCTGGCGGAACAGCTTGGTTCCTTCGCCGGTCAGGTAACGGAAACCGGCCTGTCCAAGGTTCGCATCGAGTTTGAAGGCCATGTGGCGAAACTGAATGTGAAACCGCTGGTCCAGGCCGCTTTGGCCGGTCTGCTGAAACCCTTCAGCGACAGTGTGAATATGGTCAACGCCCCGGTAATCGCGCGCGAGCGTTCCATCGAGGTGGCGGAAGTAACCCATGACCGTCCGGGCGACTACCAGACGCTGATCAAGCTGACGGTAGAGACCGAACGTATGGAACGGTCCGTCAGTGGCACGCTGTTTGGTGGCAACAAGCCGCGTCTGGTCAATATCAAAGGCATCGAGATCGAGGCCGAGCTGACCAGCCACATGCTTTACGTCACCAACGAAGACAAACCGGGCCTGATTGGCAACCTGGGTGTGGTTCTGGGCGAGGCGAAAGCCAATATTGCTACCTTCCACCTGGGCCGCGCGGAGGCAGGCGGGGACGCCATGTCCCTGATTCAGCTTGATGGACCGCTGGACGAGGCATCGCTGGAAAAAATTAAGCAGATCCCGCTGGTCAAGCAGGTGAAGGCGTTGCATTTCTAA
- a CDS encoding glycine-rich domain-containing protein, which produces MELLAVDVEGIEDNLRLPLNLQGIRFLDRLEDAKDYIFGMDMSMILFKMTNEESAGELGLLWDKEDAEFAIEQYRQYLYLLRKYDADISPTLAIDAVWHNHILDTRKYVADCQTIFGFYLHHFPYFGSRSQEDRRQLERAFENTNRLFKDEFGIDLATATP; this is translated from the coding sequence ATGGAATTGCTGGCCGTAGATGTGGAAGGCATTGAGGATAATCTCAGACTGCCTCTGAACCTGCAGGGCATTCGGTTTCTGGACCGGCTTGAAGACGCGAAGGACTATATTTTCGGCATGGATATGTCGATGATCCTGTTCAAGATGACCAACGAGGAATCCGCAGGTGAACTGGGCCTTCTATGGGACAAGGAAGATGCTGAATTCGCCATAGAGCAATACCGGCAGTATCTCTATCTCCTGCGCAAATACGATGCCGACATCTCCCCCACACTGGCGATCGACGCTGTCTGGCATAACCATATCCTGGACACGCGCAAATATGTTGCCGATTGCCAGACGATCTTCGGCTTTTACCTGCATCACTTCCCCTATTTCGGCTCCAGAAGCCAGGAAGACAGGCGACAGCTTGAACGAGCCTTTGAAAACACCAATCGCTTGTTCAAAGATGAATTCGGCATTGACCTGGCGACGGCAACGCCATGA
- a CDS encoding CHASE domain-containing protein → MRLIAIAVTYFLLGYVGLQLPYYGTTVTLVWAPAGVALAVMLLYGYRIWPAVYLGALLVNFTTDTPALTNIMIAAGNTLAAVTGTWLLRTFKQDGRLTHSVNLLLFILLGAVISPLIAAVNGALTLCLTTGTGWGEFLTIVQGWWLGDGVGVLFFGPFTLLALTHPWRSMSRTWYLEGLVLPATAGLASLLIHNAESFASPEILYLFGIIPFLVWAAVRCGLLGVAAINALSVAIAIFMMSRGTSAVFSNDDIQGNIRELYNFQIVIAVASFLVAAYVQRKTSTIINLAGPLESDTGRGTSSHILTIGAAVVGIALSVAASLVALEQIDHTQAENALEQAQRLEGTIRHEADLVIAPLFTIKTLFETQKEVTRESFETYIAPWVDKTPTVAALEWVARVHPGDRDAFEKKMRQLGYKDFQITEKVDGKLVRAPARDIYFPVTYVVPYAPNAPALGYAPDNLETRRNAIKQALSSGDVAMSNVISLVQQKKTHNGLLVFLPTFSSPAPDGTRINTGFALGIYDLDIFFEHLFQRLPAAKKLNIRIVDYEDGNKERLLYNSAPTPDQHQEFFLGHEDHLAQLDMVLAGQRWRIDVDSKQFGQLHGVPYEVVGILLLGLLLTTALTVYFHTLHRRRDEVQALVEIRTRELYEAKSEVESALLSAREANKAKSLFLAQMSHELRTPLNAIIGYVDLIRSHPHGPLGHTMYEEYLGHVKKAGKHLHDLIGDVLDMVKIETKNLELEHISFRLTEILDELRSVFSISAAERNNHLSLLIDSTICEGYLGDPTRLRQILSNLLSNAAKFTENGNITLRVETLSDMRNAQRLKISVTDTGIGIEPGQIARLFENFTQADSSIRRRYGGSGMGLAISKRLTQAMGGNIGVDSIPGQGSTFWITLTLDKASAAQNAQATEDDADSLRPLTLLLADDVAINRALTTNLLATRGHHTDTASNGIEALEAVKHKTYDAILMDIHMPEMDGMEATQAIRALADPERAQIPIIALTADVDKDKIRQYKASGMDDICPKPLDIEKLQDALRHVVGDGPAAMPGNGPEAASAKALEMDNSAGITPDVNTLAINDDTLKMALEMVPDAAALFEQEGSKQIQMMRNAITNENWSQLARAAHTLKGVAGNIGLTGLSRECQALQSQASNAEQGTKPDAESTVIQHQFDRIEQGYRSANIHIRNIGTAA, encoded by the coding sequence GTGCGCTTGATTGCAATTGCAGTAACATATTTCCTGCTGGGTTATGTGGGATTGCAGCTACCCTATTACGGCACAACAGTGACACTGGTCTGGGCACCTGCCGGGGTCGCCCTGGCGGTTATGTTGCTGTATGGCTATCGAATCTGGCCAGCCGTCTATCTGGGCGCCCTTCTGGTTAATTTCACGACCGATACCCCCGCCCTGACCAACATCATGATTGCCGCGGGTAATACGCTGGCCGCCGTGACCGGCACCTGGCTGTTGCGCACTTTCAAGCAGGATGGACGCCTCACTCACAGCGTCAATCTTCTGCTTTTCATCCTGCTCGGTGCAGTCATCAGCCCTTTGATCGCCGCAGTAAACGGGGCGCTCACCCTTTGCCTGACCACCGGAACCGGCTGGGGGGAATTTCTGACGATCGTCCAGGGCTGGTGGCTGGGCGATGGTGTCGGTGTCCTGTTCTTCGGACCCTTCACCCTGCTTGCCCTCACCCACCCCTGGCGAAGCATGTCGCGTACCTGGTATCTGGAAGGCCTTGTCCTCCCTGCGACCGCCGGTCTGGCCTCCCTGCTGATCCACAACGCGGAATCCTTCGCCAGCCCGGAGATTCTATACCTTTTCGGGATCATCCCCTTTCTCGTCTGGGCTGCTGTTCGCTGTGGCCTGTTGGGCGTTGCCGCCATCAATGCGCTCTCTGTCGCGATTGCCATTTTCATGATGTCACGCGGCACCTCTGCCGTCTTCAGCAACGACGACATACAGGGCAATATCCGTGAACTTTATAATTTCCAGATCGTCATCGCAGTGGCCAGCTTTCTGGTCGCCGCCTACGTACAACGCAAAACCTCGACCATAATCAATCTGGCCGGCCCTCTGGAGAGCGACACCGGGCGAGGCACTTCTTCCCATATCCTGACCATCGGCGCGGCCGTTGTCGGGATCGCCCTGTCAGTCGCAGCCTCCCTGGTTGCACTGGAGCAAATCGACCACACGCAGGCAGAAAATGCCCTTGAGCAGGCGCAGAGACTTGAAGGCACAATTCGCCATGAGGCGGACCTTGTGATAGCGCCGCTCTTTACAATCAAGACATTGTTTGAAACACAGAAAGAGGTAACCCGCGAAAGTTTCGAAACCTATATCGCGCCCTGGGTCGACAAAACCCCGACCGTTGCCGCCCTTGAATGGGTCGCACGCGTTCACCCGGGTGACAGAGACGCCTTTGAAAAGAAAATGCGGCAACTCGGCTACAAGGACTTCCAGATTACGGAAAAAGTGGATGGCAAACTGGTTCGCGCACCGGCGCGCGATATCTATTTCCCAGTGACCTATGTCGTTCCCTATGCCCCCAATGCGCCTGCGCTCGGCTATGCGCCGGACAATCTGGAAACACGACGCAACGCCATCAAACAGGCGCTGAGCAGCGGTGACGTTGCTATGTCCAACGTCATTTCCCTGGTCCAACAAAAGAAAACGCACAACGGCCTGCTCGTCTTCCTCCCCACCTTTTCCAGCCCGGCACCGGACGGAACCCGGATCAATACCGGCTTTGCGCTGGGCATCTACGATTTGGATATTTTTTTCGAGCATTTATTCCAACGGCTGCCAGCCGCGAAAAAGCTCAATATCCGTATCGTGGATTATGAAGACGGCAATAAAGAACGCCTCCTCTACAACAGCGCGCCTACCCCGGACCAACATCAAGAGTTTTTCCTGGGCCATGAGGATCACCTGGCCCAGCTCGACATGGTTTTGGCCGGGCAGCGTTGGCGTATAGATGTCGATTCCAAACAATTTGGCCAGTTGCATGGGGTGCCTTATGAAGTGGTCGGCATACTGCTCCTCGGGTTACTTCTCACCACGGCGCTAACCGTTTATTTCCATACCCTGCATCGCCGCCGCGATGAGGTGCAGGCCCTGGTGGAAATCCGCACCCGGGAACTGTATGAGGCAAAGTCCGAAGTGGAATCGGCTTTGCTGAGCGCGCGCGAGGCAAACAAGGCCAAAAGCCTGTTCCTCGCCCAGATGAGCCATGAATTGCGAACGCCGCTCAACGCGATCATAGGTTATGTGGACCTGATCCGCAGCCACCCTCACGGCCCCCTGGGGCATACCATGTACGAAGAATACCTGGGTCACGTGAAAAAGGCGGGAAAACATCTGCACGACCTCATCGGTGATGTCCTGGACATGGTCAAAATCGAGACAAAAAATCTCGAGTTGGAGCACATTTCCTTCCGGTTGACCGAGATTCTCGACGAATTGCGCAGCGTCTTTTCCATATCCGCAGCAGAACGGAACAACCACCTTTCCCTCCTGATCGACAGCACCATCTGTGAGGGGTACCTGGGAGACCCGACACGTCTGCGCCAGATTTTGAGCAATCTTCTGTCCAACGCGGCCAAATTCACCGAAAATGGGAACATAACCCTGCGCGTGGAAACCCTGTCGGATATGCGTAATGCACAACGCCTGAAAATATCCGTGACCGATACCGGTATTGGCATTGAGCCGGGTCAGATTGCACGGCTGTTTGAAAACTTCACGCAGGCAGACAGCTCAATCCGACGCCGTTACGGCGGCTCAGGCATGGGGCTGGCAATCAGCAAACGTCTGACCCAGGCAATGGGCGGCAACATCGGTGTCGACAGTATACCAGGCCAGGGCAGCACCTTCTGGATTACCCTTACTCTGGACAAGGCCTCCGCGGCACAGAATGCGCAGGCGACAGAAGACGACGCCGACAGCCTGCGCCCGCTGACCCTGCTTCTGGCGGATGACGTTGCCATTAACCGCGCATTGACCACCAATCTGCTGGCAACCCGCGGCCATCACACGGACACGGCCAGCAATGGCATCGAGGCGCTCGAGGCGGTAAAGCACAAAACCTACGACGCCATTCTGATGGACATCCATATGCCGGAGATGGACGGCATGGAGGCCACGCAGGCAATCCGCGCCCTGGCAGACCCGGAACGGGCACAGATACCGATCATCGCCCTGACTGCCGATGTGGATAAGGATAAAATCCGGCAATATAAAGCCAGCGGCATGGATGACATATGCCCGAAACCACTGGACATTGAAAAACTGCAGGACGCCCTGCGCCATGTTGTCGGCGACGGACCGGCCGCAATGCCGGGCAATGGCCCGGAAGCAGCCTCCGCCAAAGCTCTGGAGATGGACAATAGCGCAGGCATAACGCCAGACGTTAACACTCTGGCGATCAACGATGACACACTGAAAATGGCCCTGGAAATGGTGCCTGACGCAGCAGCCCTATTCGAACAGGAAGGCAGCAAGCAGATACAGATGATGCGAAACGCAATTACCAATGAGAACTGGTCCCAACTTGCCCGCGCGGCCCACACCTTGAAAGGCGTTGCCGGCAATATTGGCCTGACGGGACTAAGTCGGGAATGTCAGGCCCTGCAAAGCCAGGCATCCAACGCCGAACAAGGCACAAAACCCGATGCGGAGTCCACCGTAATCCAGCATCAGTTCGACCGCATCGAACAGGGCTACCGATCAGCCAACATCCATATCAGGAACATCGGAACGGCAGCCTGA
- a CDS encoding polyhydroxyalkanoate depolymerase: MLYNLHDARNQALSPVRWMAELTRMTYTNPLNPWSYTPIGRTLAAGSDVLESILRERSKPDWMIEFADVDGEQMPVHVDVVRPRAFGNLIHFRREGAEKRNDPKILLVAPMSGHFATLLRGTVQALIQDHEVYVTDWIDASLVPKEEGRFGIDTYIDYLMDFMRFLSPDLHVMAVCQPAPLVLAAVSLLAQNDDPAQPKSMVLMGGPIDTRAAPTVVTQLAENRPMSWFESHCVHRVPPRYPGANRKVYPGFLQLRAFISMNPARHATAHWRMYNHLIEGDGDSADAHRRFYDEYLAVMDTPAAFYLDTVREIFKEHSLPRGTMTWRGEVVDPSAIKKTALMTVEGELDDISAPGQTIAAHDMCKNLPKSKHLNYIQETVGHYGIFNGRRWREQIKPRIAEFVRKHG; encoded by the coding sequence GTGCTTTACAATCTGCATGATGCTCGAAATCAGGCGCTGTCACCCGTCCGCTGGATGGCGGAACTGACGCGTATGACCTATACCAACCCCCTGAATCCGTGGAGCTATACGCCCATCGGGCGGACCCTGGCGGCAGGGTCGGATGTGTTGGAAAGCATCCTGCGGGAACGCAGCAAGCCCGACTGGATGATTGAATTTGCCGATGTGGATGGTGAGCAGATGCCGGTTCATGTCGACGTGGTGCGTCCGCGCGCCTTCGGCAATCTGATCCATTTCCGCCGTGAAGGCGCGGAAAAGCGCAACGATCCGAAAATCCTGCTGGTCGCGCCCATGTCGGGTCACTTTGCAACGCTTCTGCGTGGCACGGTCCAGGCGCTGATCCAGGATCATGAGGTCTATGTCACCGATTGGATCGATGCATCGCTTGTGCCCAAGGAAGAAGGGCGCTTCGGTATCGACACCTATATCGACTATCTGATGGATTTCATGCGCTTCCTCTCGCCGGACCTGCATGTCATGGCGGTTTGTCAGCCGGCGCCGCTGGTTCTGGCGGCGGTGAGCCTCCTGGCGCAGAATGACGACCCGGCACAGCCGAAATCCATGGTTCTGATGGGCGGGCCGATTGATACGCGGGCGGCCCCAACCGTGGTGACCCAGCTTGCGGAAAACCGGCCGATGAGTTGGTTTGAAAGCCATTGTGTCCATCGCGTGCCGCCGCGTTATCCGGGCGCGAACCGCAAGGTTTATCCGGGCTTCCTGCAGTTGCGCGCCTTTATCTCCATGAACCCGGCGCGCCATGCGACGGCCCATTGGCGGATGTATAACCATCTGATCGAAGGTGACGGTGATTCCGCAGATGCCCATCGCCGCTTCTACGATGAATATCTGGCGGTGATGGATACGCCCGCTGCCTTCTATCTCGACACGGTTCGTGAAATCTTCAAGGAACACAGTCTGCCGCGTGGCACCATGACCTGGCGTGGTGAGGTGGTTGATCCGTCTGCGATCAAGAAAACCGCCCTGATGACGGTGGAAGGAGAACTGGACGATATCTCCGCCCCCGGCCAGACCATTGCCGCCCATGACATGTGCAAGAACCTGCCGAAATCAAAGCATCTGAACTATATCCAGGAAACTGTTGGCCATTACGGTATCTTCAACGGTCGCCGCTGGCGCGAACAGATCAAACCCCGGATCGCGGAATTCGTACGCAAGCACGGGTAA
- a CDS encoding phosphoserine transaminase produces MTQPTVRPERPFFSSGPCSKRPGWSWSGLENALLGRSHRSGPGKARLKAVIDETRDILGIPEDYKIGIVPASDTGAVEMALWSMLGARGVDMLAWESFGKGWITDVQKQLKLDDVRVFEADYGALPDLTQVDTDRDVVFTWNGTTSGVKVPNGDWIASDRKGLTICDATSAVFAMELPWDKLDVTTWSWQKVLGGEGAHGMIVLSPRAVERLENYTPAWPLPKIFRMTKGGKLIDGIFTGATINTPSMMCVEDVLDALKWVKNIGGLKGLIDRSTKNLQVVENWVANRDWVDFLCADKATRSNTSICVKLSDACPLTGDARANAPKQISKLLDEEGVAFDINGYRDAPAGLRLWGGATVEPTDMEALMPWLDWAYEQISQQNQ; encoded by the coding sequence ATGACCCAGCCGACAGTTCGGCCGGAACGGCCCTTTTTCTCCTCTGGCCCTTGTTCAAAACGTCCGGGATGGTCCTGGTCCGGTTTGGAAAATGCGCTGTTGGGTCGATCTCATCGTTCCGGTCCGGGTAAGGCGCGGCTGAAGGCCGTTATCGACGAGACCCGCGACATTCTCGGCATCCCGGAAGATTATAAAATCGGCATTGTTCCGGCCTCCGACACGGGCGCTGTGGAAATGGCGCTGTGGTCCATGCTGGGCGCACGCGGCGTCGATATGCTGGCCTGGGAAAGCTTCGGCAAGGGCTGGATTACTGATGTGCAGAAACAGCTCAAACTGGATGATGTCCGGGTGTTTGAGGCGGATTACGGCGCATTGCCCGACCTCACCCAGGTTGATACCGACCGCGATGTGGTCTTCACCTGGAACGGTACAACCAGCGGCGTGAAGGTTCCCAACGGTGACTGGATTGCAAGCGACCGCAAAGGCCTGACCATTTGCGATGCAACATCCGCTGTTTTCGCCATGGAGCTGCCTTGGGACAAGCTGGACGTGACCACCTGGTCCTGGCAGAAGGTCCTGGGCGGGGAAGGTGCCCATGGCATGATCGTGCTGTCGCCGCGTGCGGTGGAACGCCTGGAAAACTATACCCCGGCCTGGCCGCTGCCCAAGATTTTTCGCATGACCAAGGGCGGCAAGCTGATCGACGGTATCTTTACCGGTGCGACCATCAACACCCCCTCCATGATGTGCGTGGAAGATGTGCTGGATGCGCTGAAATGGGTGAAGAATATCGGCGGGCTTAAAGGCCTGATCGACCGTTCGACCAAAAACCTGCAGGTGGTTGAAAACTGGGTCGCCAACCGCGACTGGGTGGACTTCCTCTGTGCCGACAAGGCAACGCGGTCGAACACTTCTATCTGTGTGAAGCTGTCCGACGCCTGCCCCCTGACCGGGGATGCGCGGGCCAATGCGCCCAAGCAGATTTCCAAGCTGTTGGACGAGGAAGGCGTGGCCTTCGACATCAACGGTTATCGCGATGCGCCTGCAGGACTGCGCCTGTGGGGCGGGGCAACGGTGGAACCCACCGATATGGAAGCCCTGATGCCCTGGCTCGACTGGGCCTATGAGCAGATTTCGCAGCAGAACCAGTGA
- a CDS encoding S49 family peptidase, protein MTNENGGWLRKLPFVGKKLADRFGKSGNVAVIRLYGVIGQAGLMKKGLNLQDLEESLEQAFEVKKLKAVALSINSPGGSPVQSALIAGRIRELAAKNEVPVYAFCEDAAASGGYWLACAGDEIYAQSASIVGSIGVISAGFGFTELIEKIGVERRVYTSGDSKSQLDPFKPEKKDDIKHLKELQNDIHEQFKGYVRARRDGKLQKEEKDLFNGNFWTGAAAADLGLVDGLGELKAVCRDKFGDKVSFKDVSKPKGWLQRKLGMESRLDAVGRGLMNQVEERWWWGRLGL, encoded by the coding sequence ATGACGAATGAAAATGGCGGCTGGTTGCGTAAACTTCCCTTTGTCGGGAAAAAGCTGGCGGACCGTTTTGGCAAATCCGGCAATGTTGCGGTAATCCGCCTATATGGTGTCATTGGTCAGGCAGGGCTCATGAAAAAGGGGCTTAACCTGCAGGACCTCGAAGAGAGCCTTGAACAGGCCTTTGAGGTCAAAAAGCTGAAGGCCGTGGCGTTGTCGATCAACTCGCCGGGCGGGTCGCCGGTGCAATCCGCGCTGATTGCGGGCCGGATTCGTGAACTGGCTGCGAAGAACGAGGTGCCGGTCTATGCCTTTTGTGAAGATGCCGCAGCATCCGGTGGTTATTGGCTGGCCTGTGCGGGCGATGAAATCTACGCACAATCTGCCTCCATCGTCGGTTCCATTGGCGTGATTTCCGCAGGCTTCGGCTTTACCGAGTTGATCGAAAAAATCGGTGTGGAACGCCGCGTCTACACCTCCGGCGACAGCAAATCCCAACTGGACCCGTTCAAGCCGGAAAAGAAAGACGATATCAAGCATCTCAAGGAGTTGCAGAACGATATCCACGAGCAGTTCAAGGGCTATGTGCGCGCGCGTCGCGACGGCAAATTGCAGAAGGAGGAAAAAGACCTCTTCAACGGCAATTTCTGGACCGGGGCTGCGGCAGCGGATTTGGGGCTGGTTGACGGCCTTGGCGAGTTGAAGGCGGTTTGCCGCGACAAGTTTGGCGATAAGGTCAGCTTCAAGGACGTCAGCAAGCCCAAGGGCTGGCTGCAGAGAAAGCTTGGTATGGAGAGCCGCCTGGATGCGGTGGGCCGAGGCCTTATGAACCAGGTTGAAGAACGCTGGTGGTGGGGGCGCCTGGGGCTGTGA